Proteins encoded together in one Terriglobus saanensis SP1PR4 window:
- a CDS encoding ABC transporter permease gives MLKEWLTRLRFLMSPKPNREIDEELQFHIERQAQEYIAAGMTPQEAHRKAVVAFGGIENVRAQSHKERPSYFLGTLLQDVRYALRQLRKSRSFTVTAVLTLSLGIGANAAIFTLVNAVLLKNLPVVDPSTLVRIGNTNECCVNWGAMDDGNYSLFATDDWHQLQRNAPEFEELAAMQSGIGQIIARRDKTQESARPVSSEFVSGNYFRTFGLKPQIGRLFTDADNVEGAPFVAVMSYDMWQNNYAGDPSVVGSTFWVNTKAVTITGIAPKGFYGDRLSSTPPDLYLPIESMPVLANAQHVHIPDRRWLYLIGRVKPGVAMAPLQAKISELVRQSFAATTIFSDEHGKRALAKVHVVLSPGGAGIQDMQDSYASKLKLLMWISGLVLLIACANIANLLLVRGMNRRAEMSVRTALGAMRTRIVRQLLTESIVLSIISGIVGLIVAYAGTRMLLAMAFPGAQAVPIDASPSGVVLAFAFGVSLLTGILFGVAPAWITSKANPADALRSGTRTTTSGASLLQRSLIVLQSALALVLLVGAGMFIQSLNKLRNIDLKLNSTNRYIIHFNPQAAGYSPAQVETLYRTIEERFHAIPGVQKVGISAYTPMEADNWGDGVQIQGQPDHHNWASWVRGNAEYLDSVGTHVLIGRGITTQDTSTSPAVAVVNQSFVQKFFKPGENPVGRRFGSPGPVSSGDFEIVGVVEDTAYNSATWKNHAMYFIPMTQRIPESARQRPIEKDTGLYAGAIVIHTERPMDNIQSLARQTLAAINPNLSVVKFQTFDEQIADRFTQDRMVTRLMTLFSILALLLATLGLYGVTSYTVARRTSEIGIRMALGANRSSVVGMIMRGAMLQTAIGLAAIGIPVAWFCVRYIESQLYETKGMSLAVLTIATLTLTAAAAAAGLIPAQRAASTNPSQALRTE, from the coding sequence ATGCTCAAAGAATGGTTGACGCGCCTTCGTTTTTTGATGTCTCCAAAGCCCAATCGTGAAATAGACGAGGAGTTGCAGTTCCACATCGAACGGCAGGCCCAGGAATACATCGCCGCAGGAATGACGCCGCAGGAGGCACACCGAAAAGCGGTCGTAGCGTTTGGGGGAATTGAGAACGTGCGAGCACAATCGCATAAAGAGCGTCCCAGCTACTTCCTCGGAACTCTTCTTCAAGACGTCCGCTATGCCCTCCGGCAGCTCCGAAAGAGCCGCAGTTTCACCGTGACTGCCGTTCTCACCCTCTCCCTCGGCATAGGAGCCAACGCTGCTATCTTCACCCTGGTCAACGCCGTCCTGCTGAAGAACCTCCCCGTCGTTGACCCCTCCACCCTCGTCCGTATAGGCAACACCAACGAGTGCTGCGTCAATTGGGGAGCGATGGACGACGGCAACTATTCCTTGTTCGCTACCGACGACTGGCACCAGCTACAGAGGAACGCCCCGGAGTTTGAAGAATTAGCCGCCATGCAGTCTGGCATCGGTCAAATCATCGCTCGACGCGACAAGACCCAGGAGAGTGCACGCCCCGTCAGTAGCGAATTCGTCTCCGGAAACTACTTCCGCACCTTTGGCCTTAAGCCGCAGATCGGACGTCTCTTTACAGACGCGGACAACGTGGAAGGCGCACCGTTCGTCGCCGTCATGAGCTATGACATGTGGCAGAACAACTACGCCGGCGACCCATCCGTCGTCGGCAGCACATTCTGGGTCAATACGAAAGCCGTCACCATTACAGGTATCGCTCCCAAAGGCTTCTACGGCGATCGCCTGTCCAGCACCCCGCCCGACCTTTATCTCCCGATCGAATCCATGCCCGTTCTGGCAAATGCTCAGCACGTGCACATTCCCGACCGCCGTTGGCTGTACCTCATCGGTCGCGTAAAACCTGGCGTCGCCATGGCCCCGCTTCAGGCCAAAATCTCTGAATTGGTCCGGCAATCATTCGCAGCCACAACAATTTTCTCGGACGAACATGGGAAGCGCGCCCTGGCCAAAGTGCACGTAGTCCTATCGCCCGGCGGCGCTGGCATCCAGGATATGCAGGACAGCTACGCCTCCAAACTCAAGCTTCTGATGTGGATCTCCGGCCTCGTACTCCTCATCGCCTGCGCCAACATCGCTAACCTTCTGCTCGTCCGCGGAATGAACCGCCGCGCAGAGATGTCCGTCCGTACCGCCCTGGGCGCGATGCGTACAAGAATCGTCCGCCAGCTCCTTACCGAAAGTATCGTCCTTTCGATCATCAGCGGAATAGTCGGCCTCATCGTCGCCTACGCCGGTACCCGCATGCTCCTCGCCATGGCCTTCCCCGGTGCGCAGGCTGTCCCCATCGATGCCAGTCCATCGGGCGTGGTGCTCGCCTTTGCCTTCGGAGTCTCGCTCCTTACCGGCATCCTCTTTGGCGTAGCTCCGGCATGGATCACATCCAAGGCAAACCCAGCTGACGCCCTCCGCAGCGGAACCCGCACCACCACCTCCGGAGCCTCACTCCTGCAGCGCAGCCTCATTGTGCTGCAGTCTGCTCTCGCCCTGGTGCTGCTGGTCGGAGCAGGCATGTTTATCCAAAGCCTGAATAAGCTCAGGAACATCGATCTCAAGCTCAACTCGACAAACCGGTACATCATCCATTTCAATCCACAGGCAGCCGGCTACTCCCCAGCCCAGGTTGAAACCCTCTATCGAACCATCGAAGAACGATTCCACGCCATCCCCGGCGTCCAAAAGGTCGGCATCTCTGCCTACACTCCAATGGAAGCCGACAACTGGGGCGATGGCGTCCAGATACAAGGCCAGCCCGACCACCACAACTGGGCCTCCTGGGTCAGGGGCAACGCCGAATACCTCGACTCCGTGGGCACCCATGTCCTCATAGGACGTGGAATAACCACTCAGGATACCTCGACCTCTCCAGCCGTCGCCGTCGTCAATCAGTCCTTCGTCCAAAAATTCTTCAAGCCCGGCGAGAACCCCGTCGGTCGCCGCTTCGGCTCACCCGGGCCAGTCTCCTCCGGAGACTTTGAGATCGTCGGCGTCGTGGAGGACACCGCCTACAACTCCGCGACCTGGAAGAACCACGCCATGTACTTCATCCCCATGACCCAGCGCATACCAGAGTCCGCACGCCAACGCCCAATCGAGAAGGATACCGGCCTCTACGCTGGCGCCATCGTCATCCATACCGAACGCCCCATGGACAACATCCAGTCGCTCGCCCGCCAGACCCTGGCGGCCATCAATCCAAACCTCTCTGTCGTCAAATTTCAGACCTTCGATGAGCAGATCGCCGACCGCTTCACTCAGGACCGCATGGTCACGCGCCTCATGACTCTCTTCAGCATCCTGGCCCTTCTGCTCGCAACCCTCGGCCTCTACGGAGTCACCTCCTACACGGTAGCCCGCCGAACCTCCGAGATCGGCATCCGCATGGCCCTAGGTGCAAACCGCAGCTCCGTTGTTGGTATGATCATGCGCGGAGCCATGCTCCAGACCGCCATCGGCCTCGCAGCCATCGGAATACCCGTAGCCTGGTTTTGCGTCCGCTACATCGAGTCTCAGCTCTACGAAACCAAGGGCATGAGCCTCGCAGTCCTTACCATCGCCACCCTGACACTGACCGCAGCAGCCGCAGCAGCCGGACTCATCCCAGCCCAACGCGCAGCCTCAACCAATCCATCGCAGGCCTTGAGGACCGAATAG
- a CDS encoding amidohydrolase family protein encodes MKIIGIEEHFLSPDVRAAWAAAASAGQDAGESLHFGEMQDRLEELGEERLAKMDESGVDVQVLSLTSPGLHNLAPAEGISLARRTNDLIAATIARHPDRFDGFATIPTTAPEEAVKELERSVRDLGLKGGMLFGRTGEKNLDHPDFWPIFEAAAHLRIPLFIHPQTPSRAVREAYYSGFDPQVDLAFATFGLGWHYDCGIQFLRLALAGVFDRFPDLQIILGHWGELVLFYAERLKAFSRVTKLQRSVVDTMRENLYVTSSGMFSESNFRHAVEVVGIDRVLFSTDYPYQYRPGGGPKNFLEQLPVSHDDKEKIAHANWERLTKGIRRAQA; translated from the coding sequence ATGAAGATCATTGGTATCGAAGAACACTTTCTTTCTCCGGATGTTCGAGCAGCCTGGGCAGCAGCGGCCAGCGCCGGTCAGGACGCAGGTGAATCGCTCCACTTCGGAGAAATGCAGGACAGGTTGGAAGAGTTGGGCGAGGAACGCCTGGCGAAAATGGATGAAAGCGGCGTTGACGTGCAGGTCTTGTCCCTGACCAGTCCGGGGTTGCACAATCTCGCGCCCGCTGAGGGCATCTCTCTGGCGCGTCGTACCAACGACCTTATCGCTGCAACGATCGCTCGCCATCCAGACCGATTCGATGGTTTCGCCACCATCCCTACCACGGCCCCTGAAGAAGCAGTCAAGGAGTTGGAGCGGTCTGTTCGAGATCTAGGGCTGAAAGGTGGAATGCTCTTTGGTCGAACCGGCGAGAAAAATCTCGACCATCCTGACTTCTGGCCGATCTTTGAAGCGGCGGCGCATCTGCGTATTCCACTCTTCATCCATCCTCAGACGCCGTCCCGCGCGGTGCGAGAGGCTTATTACTCCGGCTTCGATCCGCAGGTGGATCTCGCCTTTGCAACGTTCGGTCTCGGTTGGCATTACGACTGTGGAATCCAGTTTCTTCGACTCGCGCTCGCAGGTGTCTTCGATCGATTCCCGGATCTCCAGATCATCCTTGGCCATTGGGGAGAGCTCGTACTTTTCTACGCGGAGCGTCTGAAGGCGTTCTCTCGTGTGACCAAGCTGCAGCGGTCCGTCGTGGATACCATGCGCGAAAACCTCTATGTCACTTCAAGCGGCATGTTCAGCGAGAGTAACTTCCGCCACGCCGTAGAAGTCGTCGGTATCGACCGCGTCTTGTTCTCAACCGATTACCCCTATCAATATCGGCCTGGCGGAGGTCCTAAAAACTTCTTGGAGCAACTACCCGTAAGCCATGACGATAAAGAGAAGATCGCGCACGCCAATTGGGAGCGTCTCACAAAGGGGATCCGTCGAGCGCAAGCCTGA
- a CDS encoding Rid family hydrolase, with product MGWPFQGYLGRMTTKHLLLLTVALVGPMTVSAQNTKRIPLPASQNPSNADLPISAAVWAGDTLYVSGWLDPELKIHTDTTSQTVGLIKDIQKFLESQKLTLSDVVMMHVYLGGDPAKDGKMDFAGMMAGYTQFFGTKDQPNKPARSTVQVILPAGARGALIEIDLVAVRPK from the coding sequence GTGGGGTGGCCGTTCCAGGGCTATCTTGGCCGCATGACGACCAAGCATCTTCTCCTTTTGACTGTCGCGCTGGTAGGTCCCATGACAGTTTCAGCGCAAAACACAAAACGCATTCCGCTGCCGGCTAGTCAAAACCCCTCGAACGCCGACCTTCCAATTTCGGCGGCAGTATGGGCCGGAGACACGCTGTATGTCAGTGGGTGGCTGGACCCGGAGCTGAAGATCCACACCGACACCACGTCACAGACAGTGGGTCTGATCAAAGACATTCAAAAGTTTCTCGAATCACAAAAACTGACGCTGAGCGATGTAGTGATGATGCATGTGTATCTTGGGGGCGATCCTGCGAAAGACGGCAAGATGGACTTTGCCGGAATGATGGCCGGATATACCCAATTCTTCGGCACCAAGGACCAACCGAACAAACCCGCACGCTCCACGGTGCAGGTGATTCTGCCCGCTGGCGCTCGTGGCGCTTTGATCGAAATCGACCTGGTCGCAGTGCGGCCAAAGTAG
- a CDS encoding TetR/AcrR family transcriptional regulator, with protein sequence MKKSVAQKPARKPRSDAQRNRERILDVAKQVFTLRGADASMDEIAKRAKIGPGTLYRHFPTRDDLLATVYLAEVEKLAEAQRRFSAELPPIEALRAWMQVFIDYIAAKRIIAPALNAMAGGPSKVYQQSTRMMEEAANALGARAVASGDLRADVAAMDLLRAVYGLSTGGGAEDWPARARTFVDILLQGSRP encoded by the coding sequence ATGAAAAAATCGGTCGCCCAAAAGCCCGCTCGCAAGCCTCGCTCCGATGCCCAGCGGAACCGCGAGCGCATTCTCGACGTCGCGAAGCAGGTCTTCACCCTTCGCGGCGCCGACGCGAGCATGGACGAGATTGCGAAACGCGCGAAGATCGGCCCCGGCACGCTCTATCGCCACTTTCCTACACGCGACGATCTGCTGGCGACGGTCTATCTTGCCGAAGTCGAAAAGCTCGCGGAGGCCCAGCGCAGGTTCTCGGCCGAACTGCCTCCCATTGAGGCTCTGCGCGCCTGGATGCAGGTCTTCATCGACTACATTGCTGCAAAAAGAATCATTGCTCCGGCGTTGAATGCGATGGCTGGCGGCCCGTCGAAGGTCTATCAGCAAAGCACACGCATGATGGAAGAAGCCGCTAATGCGCTGGGCGCGCGCGCCGTTGCCAGCGGAGACCTGCGCGCGGATGTTGCTGCAATGGATTTGCTGCGCGCTGTGTACGGACTCTCGACTGGAGGTGGCGCTGAGGACTGGCCCGCAAGAGCGCGGACTTTTGTGGACATCCTTCTTCAGGGCTCACGGCCGTAA
- a CDS encoding SDR family NAD(P)-dependent oxidoreductase → MAAKFGAKSTTDEVLAGVDLKGKRILVTGVSAGIGVETARALLAHGADVVGTARDLEKARKATAESSKIAAEKGTSFELIELDLASLKSVRAAADKLVADGRLFDVVIANAGVMATPLEKTEDGFETQFGTNHLGHFVFVNRIAKLIKDGGRLVNLSSSGHRFSDVDLNDPNFETTPYEPFLGYGRSKTANILFAVEFDRRHRDRGVRATAVHPGGILTELARHMPEGAIQAWIQQIQEQRAAAGDPPFEMKSVPQGAATSVWAGVVAPADEVGGKYCEDCQVAELLPADAQVTTISRGVRAYALNPETAKALWKKSEEMVGETFA, encoded by the coding sequence ATGGCAGCAAAGTTTGGAGCGAAATCAACCACGGACGAGGTTCTCGCAGGCGTCGATCTCAAGGGTAAACGGATTCTGGTAACGGGCGTTTCGGCAGGTATCGGTGTGGAGACGGCGCGTGCGCTGTTGGCGCATGGCGCGGATGTTGTCGGGACGGCGCGTGATCTGGAGAAGGCGCGCAAGGCAACTGCGGAGAGCAGTAAAATCGCGGCGGAGAAGGGCACGAGCTTCGAACTGATTGAGCTAGACCTCGCCAGCTTGAAGAGCGTTCGTGCTGCCGCAGACAAGCTGGTCGCCGATGGACGCTTGTTCGATGTGGTCATCGCGAATGCAGGCGTGATGGCTACTCCGCTTGAGAAGACGGAGGATGGCTTCGAAACGCAGTTCGGTACGAACCACCTGGGCCACTTCGTCTTTGTGAACCGCATTGCGAAGCTCATCAAGGATGGAGGACGTCTCGTGAATCTGTCTTCGTCGGGACACCGTTTCAGTGATGTCGATCTAAACGATCCGAACTTTGAAACGACGCCGTATGAGCCCTTTCTCGGTTACGGGCGTTCAAAGACCGCGAACATTCTTTTTGCAGTCGAATTCGATCGCCGCCATCGCGACCGCGGCGTGCGTGCCACGGCCGTTCATCCTGGCGGCATCCTGACCGAACTCGCTCGGCATATGCCAGAGGGAGCTATCCAGGCATGGATACAACAGATCCAGGAACAGCGAGCCGCGGCAGGCGACCCGCCGTTCGAAATGAAGTCGGTTCCGCAGGGTGCCGCGACCTCGGTCTGGGCTGGAGTGGTCGCCCCTGCTGACGAAGTCGGAGGCAAGTATTGTGAAGACTGCCAGGTCGCCGAACTGCTCCCCGCCGATGCGCAGGTAACCACGATCAGCAGGGGTGTGCGCGCCTATGCGCTTAATCCCGAAACCGCGAAGGCACTCTGGAAGAAGAGCGAAGAGATGGTCGGCGAAACCTTCGCATAA
- a CDS encoding phosphoserine transaminase, with protein sequence MNSLKELVTRPANLPTNPHFSSGPCAKRPGWSLSSLSDALVGRSHRSKRGKEKLQEVIELSREILGIPSDYRIGIVPGSDTGAIEMALWSMLGARGVDVLAWESFGKEWVTDITKQLKLTDVNVFEAPYGELPNLDQVDSSRDIVFTWNGTTSGVRVPNGDWISETREGLTFCDATSAVFAMDLPWKLLDVTTWSWQKVLGGEGAHGMIVLSPRAVERLTSYKSPRPLPKIFRLAKGNELIEGIFSGETINTPSMLAVEDALDGLRWAKSIGGISELIGRSERNLKAISAWQQASSWAAFLATDPATRSSTSICLTINDPDFVKWDSKKQATFLKSMTGLIEKEGAGFDIASYRDAPLGLRIWGGATVETSDIQYLLEWLDYAFKTTKSGMLA encoded by the coding sequence ATGAATTCATTGAAAGAGCTAGTTACTCGACCTGCAAACCTACCAACCAACCCACATTTTTCGTCAGGGCCATGCGCGAAACGGCCCGGCTGGTCGCTGTCTTCTCTGAGTGACGCCCTCGTTGGACGCTCGCATCGCTCAAAGCGAGGCAAGGAGAAGCTTCAAGAGGTGATCGAGCTTTCTCGTGAGATTCTCGGCATTCCCAGTGACTACCGCATTGGTATTGTTCCTGGCTCGGATACGGGCGCCATCGAAATGGCCCTCTGGTCGATGCTTGGAGCACGTGGGGTGGACGTACTGGCGTGGGAGAGCTTCGGCAAGGAGTGGGTGACCGACATCACAAAGCAGCTCAAGCTGACGGATGTGAATGTTTTTGAAGCCCCCTACGGCGAGCTTCCAAATCTCGATCAAGTCGATTCGTCCAGGGACATCGTTTTCACCTGGAACGGGACCACCTCGGGTGTTCGCGTACCGAACGGAGATTGGATCTCCGAAACACGAGAGGGCCTGACTTTTTGCGATGCAACTTCCGCCGTATTCGCTATGGACCTGCCATGGAAGCTGTTGGATGTCACAACTTGGTCATGGCAGAAGGTGCTTGGCGGAGAGGGGGCGCACGGCATGATCGTTCTAAGTCCGCGTGCAGTGGAACGATTGACTTCCTACAAGTCCCCCCGGCCACTTCCTAAGATTTTTCGCCTTGCGAAGGGGAACGAGCTGATCGAAGGAATCTTCAGCGGCGAGACGATCAACACTCCCTCGATGCTGGCTGTCGAAGATGCTCTCGATGGGTTGCGATGGGCAAAGTCAATTGGCGGCATCAGCGAATTGATCGGAAGATCCGAACGAAACCTCAAGGCAATCTCCGCATGGCAGCAGGCAAGCTCCTGGGCTGCTTTCCTCGCAACGGACCCCGCCACAAGATCCTCGACCTCGATCTGTCTCACAATCAATGACCCGGACTTCGTGAAATGGGACAGCAAGAAGCAGGCCACGTTTCTAAAGTCCATGACGGGCTTGATCGAAAAGGAAGGCGCCGGGTTCGACATCGCATCCTATCGCGATGCCCCCCTGGGCCTGAGAATTTGGGGCGGCGCCACTGTAGAGACAAGCGATATCCAATATCTCCTCGAGTGGCTCGACTATGCTTTCAAAACAACGAAGAGCGGCATGCTTGCGTAG
- a CDS encoding peptide-N4-asparagine amidase — MGVSVRFRAAFFQTVIAAGICVPGLYVPGVAGAQVVTVPTTPVVGSSNPATAEPLVTRPSTKPCTVTLYSNEAFNDYAAHPLTYTPPSACSGPWAKVVLNLDFTVTAGRQYDRTASLYLGNANIYYGTTAEPRAALSPSWHVERDVTDLSAIFRTAQTGNAIIYNIFNSTYNGGIYGTATLQFYPANLRNLPADAPDLVVPVSGANSPYELDTTSSVLSTTVTLPRNLTKAYLDVIAQSQSGDEFWYLGVPNDVAGELETYGGTAFRETEITIDGRAAGVAPVSPWIYTGGIDPYLWEPIPGVETLNFKPYRVDLTPFAGLLSDGKPHTIGISVYNANSFFLATANLLLFRDKLRAETGGDVLENTLSAEPVPYVVTNLTTANGATTGTVTVGSKRKFTVKGYVNTGLGRVETTVEATVDFNSNQTFNVATAGVPEYQNVDQTSTVDSKTTTKLGILSEQVAKHWSFPLKLDYTFLQNTDGTYTQIVSADQQHEVSESKTLNGFPLASSETVEEVKSKDTEVYNSTLTAVLAVGPTASSSSFLSKDSTGYCWSRSLTSQQRVLTSVQDNKSCLAKY; from the coding sequence ATGGGCGTGTCGGTTCGATTTCGTGCAGCTTTCTTTCAAACAGTGATCGCAGCAGGCATCTGCGTTCCAGGCCTTTACGTTCCCGGTGTAGCTGGGGCGCAGGTGGTCACGGTTCCAACCACGCCTGTGGTGGGCTCATCCAACCCGGCAACGGCGGAGCCTCTGGTGACGCGGCCCTCCACGAAGCCGTGTACCGTCACGCTGTATAGCAACGAAGCCTTCAACGACTACGCCGCGCACCCGCTGACGTATACGCCTCCCTCCGCGTGCAGTGGACCGTGGGCAAAGGTGGTCTTGAACCTGGACTTTACCGTCACCGCAGGCCGCCAGTACGACCGCACGGCCAGCCTGTATCTCGGCAACGCGAACATCTACTACGGCACTACGGCGGAGCCGCGTGCAGCCTTGAGCCCCTCCTGGCACGTCGAGCGCGATGTGACGGACTTGTCCGCAATCTTCAGGACCGCGCAGACCGGCAATGCGATCATCTACAACATCTTCAATAGCACCTATAACGGCGGCATCTACGGTACCGCTACGCTGCAGTTCTATCCGGCGAATCTGCGTAACCTTCCTGCGGATGCGCCTGATCTGGTGGTCCCTGTGAGCGGTGCAAACAGCCCCTATGAGCTGGACACAACCAGCAGCGTGCTCTCCACCACGGTCACGCTGCCGCGCAACCTCACCAAGGCCTACCTGGACGTCATCGCGCAGAGCCAGTCCGGCGATGAGTTCTGGTATCTCGGTGTCCCAAACGATGTCGCCGGTGAACTGGAAACTTACGGGGGCACCGCCTTCCGCGAAACAGAGATCACCATCGACGGCAGGGCCGCAGGTGTCGCGCCCGTATCGCCGTGGATTTATACAGGCGGCATCGATCCTTATCTATGGGAGCCGATCCCCGGCGTGGAGACATTGAACTTCAAACCCTATCGTGTGGACCTCACACCCTTTGCCGGATTGCTCAGCGACGGCAAGCCCCACACCATCGGCATCAGCGTCTACAACGCCAACAGCTTCTTCCTTGCGACGGCAAACCTGCTGCTCTTCCGCGACAAGCTCCGCGCGGAAACCGGTGGCGATGTCCTGGAAAACACGCTCTCTGCTGAACCTGTGCCCTACGTTGTAACCAACCTCACCACGGCGAACGGTGCTACCACCGGCACGGTGACCGTTGGCTCAAAACGGAAGTTCACCGTGAAGGGGTACGTCAACACAGGGCTAGGACGCGTGGAAACGACTGTGGAGGCCACCGTCGACTTCAACAGCAACCAGACATTCAACGTGGCCACCGCAGGCGTTCCGGAGTATCAGAACGTGGACCAGACGAGCACCGTCGATTCGAAGACCACCACGAAGCTGGGCATTCTCTCAGAACAGGTAGCAAAGCACTGGTCTTTCCCGCTGAAGCTGGATTACACCTTCCTGCAAAATACCGATGGAACCTACACGCAGATCGTCAGTGCAGATCAGCAACATGAAGTCAGTGAAAGCAAGACACTCAATGGCTTCCCGCTCGCGAGTTCAGAGACGGTGGAGGAAGTAAAGAGCAAAGACACCGAGGTCTATAACTCCACGCTCACGGCGGTACTCGCCGTCGGCCCAACCGCGAGCTCGTCGAGCTTCCTCTCGAAGGATTCCACGGGCTACTGCTGGAGCCGCTCGCTGACCTCGCAGCAACGCGTGCTGACCTCCGTGCAGGACAACAAAAGTTGCCTGGCAAAGTACTAG
- a CDS encoding metal-dependent hydrolase family protein has protein sequence MAGNSGLLATVATMANSFRHGLWSTAIFAAVAFAYPAHAQQNQPITILHAAHLLDVQAGALISPGEVLVRGERIAEAGRTVTHPAGATTVDLGQATLMPGLIDAHVHLFLHPGDEDMQTVRESVPERTILAALAAREDLMAGFTAERDMGTEGAGSADTAVRDAINHGLIPGPRLRISGNAISILGGHEDAIHFNPDEHISSNADYANSTDELIATIRRQIKAGADNIKIYETGRDQGGPDGRLHTPFQFTESQLTAAIDEAGRQGIPVAVHATGEPGTLYAAKAGVASIDHAYQISDETMRVMREKKIFAVPTFTVSEYFAAHSSTSAGMEAEQTLITLHNAEFKRQLAAGVPMAVGSDVGPFPHGTQARELELMVQNGMSAADVLRADLLHGARLLNWADSIGQLKPGFYADVIAIDGNPLQDISAVARVRFVMKNGIIYRRP, from the coding sequence ATGGCAGGGAACAGCGGCCTGCTTGCTACAGTAGCAACCATGGCTAATTCCTTCCGTCATGGTCTTTGGAGCACGGCTATTTTCGCAGCCGTTGCGTTTGCGTATCCTGCCCACGCCCAACAAAACCAGCCCATCACCATCCTCCATGCGGCGCATCTCCTCGACGTGCAAGCAGGGGCGCTCATCTCCCCGGGCGAAGTCCTGGTGCGCGGTGAGCGCATTGCGGAGGCAGGCCGCACCGTTACCCACCCAGCCGGCGCCACCACCGTGGACCTCGGGCAGGCCACCCTCATGCCCGGTCTCATCGACGCCCACGTTCATCTATTTCTCCACCCCGGCGACGAAGACATGCAAACCGTTCGCGAGTCCGTCCCCGAGCGCACCATCCTGGCGGCGCTCGCGGCGCGCGAGGACCTCATGGCTGGCTTCACCGCCGAACGCGACATGGGCACAGAGGGTGCAGGCTCAGCAGACACCGCCGTCCGCGACGCCATCAACCACGGCCTCATCCCAGGCCCGCGTCTGCGTATCTCAGGCAATGCCATCTCCATCCTCGGCGGCCACGAAGACGCCATCCATTTCAATCCCGACGAGCACATCTCCTCGAACGCCGACTACGCCAACTCGACAGACGAACTCATCGCAACCATTCGCCGCCAGATCAAGGCAGGCGCCGACAACATCAAGATCTACGAAACGGGCCGCGACCAGGGCGGACCCGACGGACGCCTCCACACTCCATTCCAGTTCACAGAGTCCCAACTCACCGCCGCCATCGATGAAGCGGGCCGCCAGGGCATCCCTGTAGCCGTACACGCCACCGGCGAACCGGGCACGCTCTACGCAGCGAAAGCTGGCGTGGCGTCCATCGATCACGCCTATCAGATCTCCGACGAAACCATGCGCGTGATGCGCGAAAAAAAGATCTTCGCCGTTCCCACCTTCACCGTCAGCGAATACTTCGCCGCTCACAGCTCCACATCCGCGGGCATGGAGGCGGAACAGACCCTCATCACCCTTCATAACGCCGAGTTCAAGCGCCAGCTCGCCGCTGGCGTCCCCATGGCCGTCGGCTCGGATGTCGGCCCATTCCCACACGGCACCCAGGCGCGCGAACTTGAGCTCATGGTGCAAAACGGCATGTCAGCTGCCGATGTCCTCCGTGCCGACCTGCTCCACGGAGCGCGTCTTCTCAACTGGGCCGACTCCATCGGCCAACTCAAACCGGGCTTCTACGCCGACGTCATCGCCATCGATGGCAATCCGCTCCAGGACATCTCCGCCGTCGCCCGCGTGCGCTTCGTGATGAAGAACGGCATCATATACCGCCGCCCGTAA